The window ttaaaattattttaaactacaaaaataaaactctaGCATAAATCATTGCAATTACAGTGGAAAGATGTAACATGAATCTACACGGTCCAAGATTCAAATTGAATATTAGATGGTTTAATATGTACGTCAATCtaaattatgatttcaaaaaacaaaacatcaaatcacattgttttaaatatattttttaaataattttgttttgataaaaaatcaatttaaaataaaactctatataaattatgttttggttattgaatcaagttttaaattaacaaattaaacaaagtCAAGTTTTATAATTACGAAAGCAAATGCTAATATGTTTGGTGAGAAGTACCAATGAAATGCAATGAATACTGCAAAtgactttccttttttttttttttgggaatgtGATAgctgaaaaattaatattttttaattgttttgatatgattgtttttaattttttaaaaaatataaaaaattattttaatacattttaaattaaaaaacatttatatcattgtattaatatttttaaaaaatattattcaatatatattattttgaattcataattatcattatttttattaaaaaatatattagcaatactttgatatttttttaatgttaaaaaaataatccgtCTTTCAAGACAATAAAAGCTAATGAATTAGTATAAACTACAAGCATGTAGATTATTTTGTTAGTGTTGATAATGATTTTAGTTTATGTTCTCATTGTTTTAGTACCATTTTTAGAATATTTcgatataagaaattttaaggAGTTTGTCTAATAATTAAGAAGgtatatttttttcctgatttattAGATTTACACTTTAGggttaagaaatgaaaaaaatattaaatttttatgagtttaccaagatcaatttttttaaaaatttcagacGATgtcgttttaataaaaaaataaaagtcaaaggGTTGCAATTGAGTTTTTAACTGGATCTTGTTGGGTTAACCGGGTCACCccgagttttttctttttttattttttaaatctaacttGGTTCCAGCCCCTGATCGGCCGGGTCTCGTGTCAACCTGCCGGGTCagtccgggtttcaaaactatgcttgAAATCATTAAAAAGAGCTTAAGGGTAAAATCGAAACACTGAAGAATCTATAAGGACTAAAATAAGCTTACAAAGTTAACATTAGTAGTTTACCCTTGCGTTTGTTACAATTCTTCACATagcagaaatcaaaattaagagGACAACGAAAACATCAAATAATTCGAATATAAATTCTCTCTGATCAAAGAACAAGTAACACGACACGCTGATCACTGAGATAGGGTTACCGAGTCACCCATGGCCGATTTCCAATCCTCAAGTCACAAAGCCAAGTGGATCTTCACCCCTCAACAGTTGGTAACTTAACGCCTATCGCTTCCGCTACCAATTTTACAACACCACTTCCATTTTCTGTTTGGTTTCCGAGAAAACgaaagagattttttaaaattttcgaTTTCTTTGTCTGTTAACTCTGTTTTCAGTTCCGTTTCTGCTAGTAATTGAATTCGAATTGAGAAAAATCAGTTCAGAGCGAGAGTTGTAgtttaagtttgattttgaaataGTTAAATAGGTTAGtttagggattttttttgttctaattaGGATTTTTAGCTCTTTTTAGTACACATGAGAACCTTTGTTTATAGTAGTTATACATGTTGGTGTTTGAAAGACTCAAACTTTGTGCAGAAACAGGTAATGTGATGTTAATTAGTGTTAAATTAATTGCATTGTGTTTTCAATTCAGGCCGAGAAGTATAAAGCTACTAATAATAGAGCGAAACAAATGTTAGAGAAGGTATGATGCATTTTGCTCTGttgcttcattgtttttttttgctactgTTTGTGATGATAATGGTCTTCCTTTTGATGGTTAATTGTGCCTTTTGTGCTGCTTAGTATGGAACGACAAGAATGAGAGTAGATGTTGATGGGTCATTGTCATATCCAGAACCTCAAGTTAACATGACAGAGAATGGTAATTTGTTTTgctaatatgttattaatgttgTGGTTTTAATCTCTTGTTTCAAATGCTGATGATGGTTTTTCCTTAACACGTGtctggtggtttttttttttttttttttataatgttagcTGATAAGCATTCTCGTTCAAAACCAATAAGTGTTGAGGAAGAACAATTTATGCGAGTATACTATGAGTATAAACTTCGAGAAGTGTGTAGTGCATTCTATTTTCCTCATAAAATTCAGGTGCTTTATTCTGTTTCTAAGTAGTAAGGAAGATGTTTATTGCATTATTGCAATAATTGGGATTAGTGGCACCTAATTGGGATTGGTTTATGTTTTGCAGGCAACTGCACTCCTATACTTTAAAAGGTTTTATCTTCAATGGTCAGTCATGGAGCATGATCCAAAACATGTAATGTgcgttttcttttttcaaatctccCTTGTATCTAATCCAAATTGGGCCAATTCCCATGACTATTGGTTTATGCAATTCACCAATTCTTATGATTATTGGTTTATGCAATTCATTCAAGTTGGTAGAAATGCTTCAGGTTATCATCTGAAAACATGCCTAGACATGGATTAGAGTTCTATGGTGTACTGGATGTATTGCATACCACCCTTGTTTGATACTCGTTACTTGTTTCATGATACTATATTAAATGAGAAATGACTTCTTTGTGTGCACAGGTTAACCTGCATCTATGCAGCATGCAAGATAGAAGAAAATCATGTGTCTGCGGAGGAGCTTGGTAAAGGGATTTCACAGGATCATCAAATGATTCTCAATTACGAGATGATAGTTTATCAGGCATGGGTGTGGCTTATGTAATATTGCTGTCCTAGCTAGCTTTTACTTGTGTTTGTATTAATATGAACTTTATAGCGCAGAGTTTGGAATTTGATCTTATTGTCTATGCACCATATCGATCTGTTGAAGGTTTTGTTGCTGATATAGAGGCAAGTTTGACTAATCCTTCTGTTTTTGTGATTCCTCCAATTATCCAAAATGAATTTGCACCTTTTCATGCCcctttatatctattttttggaGAGCTACTGATTTTTAGCTTTGATCTGACAGGAATTCTGCCATCCAACAGATGAAAATGTTGAAAAGCTGAAGGTAATTGCTGGTATTTGTTCATGTATGACTTGACAACATGTTTTTGAGTGTTGTCCTGTGTAATCATTGTAGATCTAGAAGAGAATTCTAGCAATTATTACATTCAAATTGACAATTTGGAATAGCTGTGCATAATGCTTCTCTGATGCAGTGGATATGCAGGATCTTATTTGACATGGCTGTACAAAATTTCTTTTCTACCGTGGATTTACAAATAGGTAATCTGATAGACCAATATCTTGTAGGAAACTGCAGTGGCAGAGGTTGACAAAATCATGCTCACTGACGCACCCGTTATGTTCCCTCCTGGGCAGGTATCCTTCACTGTTGTATGGGTGTTTTTCCTGATTGACTTTGAAGATGgaatctttcttttcacataattatattgaaagaaaagaacatgCAACTCACAGATAGGCAATGACCAATGATAAAGTAACCATCTTAAAGGCAGGGACAACATCCAACTGGAACTGAAAAACTTATGGAGATCAAAACAATTAACCCATATAAAtattcagaaataaaaaaaatgtcctCATATGATTTGACACAATAAATAGTTAGTGTTAATCAAAGATCTTTTGAAGATAGTAAATTCTTTATTGCATTATGATATCTTTAATGTATGGAAGCTTGTCCTTTTAGAAATCTATTGTTTCAATGTGTCTTATAAGTTGAATGCTCAATTTATTGCCATGTTGTTGTTGCATGAATGCTAGAATGCTTTCTCATATTAGTGTGAGTTGAAGTTATTTTGCTGTTGATATGTCTTTTAGTGATATATGTATAATATGATCTCATTATCTCGATCATAAATTTGGCACAGTTGGCATTGGCTGCTCTGCAGAGTGCAAATGAGGTGCATAGAGTTCTTGATTTTGAGAGGTTTGAATTGTGAtaaccactctctctctctctctcaagttGGTGACCAGTATCAAGCTCAACTCTTGCTCTTGGCCAAAGTATAGTTGCTGAAGTAATGATTTTTATCGTATCCTACTTTGCAGATATCTCGAGAGTGTCCTCTCTCG is drawn from Populus nigra chromosome 5, ddPopNigr1.1, whole genome shotgun sequence and contains these coding sequences:
- the LOC133693648 gene encoding cyclin-H1-1 isoform X1 produces the protein MADFQSSSHKAKWIFTPQQLAEKYKATNNRAKQMLEKYGTTRMRVDVDGSLSYPEPQVNMTENADKHSRSKPISVEEEQFMRVYYEYKLREVCSAFYFPHKIQATALLYFKRFYLQWSVMEHDPKHVMLTCIYAACKIEENHVSAEELGKGISQDHQMILNYEMIVYQSLEFDLIVYAPYRSVEGFVADIEEFCHPTDENVEKLKETAVAEVDKIMLTDAPVMFPPGQLALAALQSANEVHRVLDFERYLESVLSRQNSAHMISEISESLHAVEKWVRKYSFPTDKDMKHINRKLKSCWGHNSHDEYVFHSHKYLQLLVVKYLTDSFYFHFSTDV
- the LOC133693648 gene encoding cyclin-H1-1 isoform X2, which gives rise to MADFQSSSHKAKWIFTPQQLAEKYKATNNRAKQMLEKYGTTRMRVDVDGSLSYPEPQVNMTENADKHSRSKPISVEEEQFMRVYYEYKLREVCSAFYFPHKIQATALLYFKRFYLQWSVMEHDPKHVMLTCIYAACKIEENHVSAEELGKGISQDHQMILNYEMIVYQSLEFDLIVYAPYRSVEGFVADIEEFCHPTDENVEKLKETAVAEVDKIMLTDAPVMFPPGQLALAALQSANEVHRVLDFERYLESVLSRQNSAHMISEISESLHAVEKWVRKYSFPTDKDMKHINRKLKSCWGHNSHDDNKKREKKSKHKSHKSSNEMQNGPGLT
- the LOC133693648 gene encoding cyclin-H1-1 isoform X3 → MLEKYGTTRMRVDVDGSLSYPEPQVNMTENADKHSRSKPISVEEEQFMRVYYEYKLREVCSAFYFPHKIQATALLYFKRFYLQWSVMEHDPKHVMLTCIYAACKIEENHVSAEELGKGISQDHQMILNYEMIVYQSLEFDLIVYAPYRSVEGFVADIEEFCHPTDENVEKLKETAVAEVDKIMLTDAPVMFPPGQLALAALQSANEVHRVLDFERYLESVLSRQNSAHMISEISESLHAVEKWVRKYSFPTDKDMKHINRKLKSCWGHNSHDEYVFHSHKYLQLLVVKYLTDSFYFHFSTDV